In Lolium rigidum isolate FL_2022 chromosome 7, APGP_CSIRO_Lrig_0.1, whole genome shotgun sequence, the DNA window GTAAGACTGTCTCAATCTTTAGATTTTGTGATATGCGTGAGATGTGATATTGTTGAATATTCATAAACTTCTCTAGCGTTGTTACATTTTTCTTTAGATTGTTGTACATTTATTCACACCAATTGATAATAATATATACAATGAAAAAACATTCAATATACATCTAAAGTGTTGCCAGCCTTTTACTAAATAATGTCTACGTTTTGCGTTGACAACGTCGGCCACActattcggtcatgaccgaacccgAACCCAAACCTAAATTATTGGGTGCCTGAATTTATCGGGTAGTAAAAGTAACAAATATatttcaatttttatttttttctaaccGAATTTAAAATAGACCGAAATGCATAAACCGAattttcggtcatgaccgaatggCCACCCCTACCTTCACCCACCGGATTGTGGAAATTAAGCAGTCTGTCACATCACGGTTAGCTGCCGGTCTGGGTAAAATAAACTACCTACGTGATGATCTTATCCCCGTCGTCTAGCTATCTTTATCCAGATCCAAGCCATCTCTCCCTCCCTCGCAGCATCGTCATCAGCAGCAGGACTCGAAATCCACGGGTGAAAACGGGCGAGCTCCCCCCCTATAAAAAGCTTCCCCCATCTCCATCCACAAACCTCCATTCCATTCCACATCTCCCATTGGTCTTCTATCTCCCAGTTCGCCACAGCAGCTCGAGCAAAGCTTCTTGCTAGCTAGCTCTGCCTCCGTCCCGTGCAAGGAAGAAGAGAAAGCTTTGTGCATTCGGCTCGACGATGTTGGCCATCTTCCAGAAGCAAGTGGCGCACGCGCCCCAGGAGCTCAACAGTCCCCggaacggcaccgccaagcccaaGAACCCCGACCAGATCCTGCGCGACTTCCACGCAGCCCACCCCGAAGACGCATTCTCCACATccttcggcggcggcgccgccctcgcctGCGTCGCCGCGCAGCCACGCTCCCTCTCCGGCTACCAGAGGTAAGCTCAGAAAGCCACTTACGGATTGGACTGCCGGTGATCAAAGTTCAAATATCTGATTCTTGTTACTGTCGTAGCAGGATGTTCTGCGGGCTGGACGACATCTACTGCGTCTTCATGGGCACCCTGAACAACCTGAGCAGCCTGATGCGGCAGTACGGCCTGACGGGCCGCTCCACCAATGAGGCGCTCCTGGTCATCGAGGCCTACCGCACCCTCCGCGACCGGGGCCCCTACCCGGCCGACCAGGTCGTCAAGGACCTCTCCGGCTCCTTCGCCTTCGTCGTCTTCGACAGCAAGTCCGGCGCCGTCTTCGCCGCGCAG includes these proteins:
- the LOC124678007 gene encoding stem-specific protein TSJT1-like produces the protein MLAIFQKQVAHAPQELNSPRNGTAKPKNPDQILRDFHAAHPEDAFSTSFGGGAALACVAAQPRSLSGYQRMFCGLDDIYCVFMGTLNNLSSLMRQYGLTGRSTNEALLVIEAYRTLRDRGPYPADQVVKDLSGSFAFVVFDSKSGAVFAAQSTDGGVPLHWGVAADGSVVICDDRAAVKAGCGKSHAPFPAGCMFHSEGGLKSFEHPMNRIKAMPRVDSEGVMCGANFRVDAFTKITSMPRVGSATNWAATWDDAAI